The DNA region CAGCGAACACTCCACTCCGGCAGAGGGGTATTTTGCCTTCTCTTATACTGTTTGCATTCAAAACCATGGAAATATGGCGGCAAAACTGATAACCCGCCACTGGCTAATTACCGATATTGAGGGTAATCAACAAGAGGTATTTGGTGAGGGCGTCGTAGGCAAGCAACCCTTTTTAAGGCCTGGGGAGCAGTTTGAATATACCAGTGGCACTGTGCTCAATACGCCAATAGGCTACATGACAGGCCACTATCAAATGATGGGTGAAGATGGCGCGCTCTTTAAAGCCGAGATAGCGCCATTTACACTTTCACAGCCCCACCAGCTGCATTAACTTAAAATGGGACTACAACAAAGCTATACCTTGCTCGCCCCGCTCTATGACTTTTTCATCGCCCGTGTAACCAAACCGGCGCGCCAAAAAAGTCTGCAACAATTGAGCGCCAAGCCGGGAGAGCACATACTCATCAGCGGCATAGGCAGTGGCCTGGATATTCCATTATTGCCAAATGGCCCCCACTACCATGGCGTTGATATTACCCTTGCCATGCTCGAGCGCGCGCAACACTACTCCCGGAGTGATCTAAGCCTGTATCAAGGAGATGTGATGCGACTACCCTTCCCATCACAACGGTTTGATCACGTTATCATGCACCTCATTCTGGCGGTCGTCCCCGACCCATTACAGGCGCTAAAAGAGGCTGAACGTATTTTAAAGCCTGGGGGGCACATCTTTATCCTCGATAAATTCATACCCCCAGAGCGCCCCGCACCATTACGCCGACTTATCAGCCCACTGACCGGTATGGTCGCTACACCCCTTGATGTGGTGTTTGAAGCACTGCTTCCCCACTGCCCTTCACTGAAACTGGTGAACAACAAACCGGCACTTTTCAATGGCTGGTTTCGCATGATCACACTCGAAAAAGCCTAGCGAGTGGCCTGTAGTTCGACCATACCATCGCGAATTTTCAGTATTGATTCACCATTAAGTACCGCAAGAAGTGGTCTCCCCAGCAACTCTCCACGCCACCCTTGCAACAGCGCCTGCTCCTGGTCACCCATCACCAGCGCCTCAACCTCTTTACGGCTGCTCAATGACGCCATGGCGATACGACTCTCTGCCGCCACCATCCGCACCACCGACATCAACAAGTCAGCCTGCGCCTCCTGATGAACCGTTGGGGTTCTCTTTTTCGGAAAGGAGGGACACGCTTCCCGAGCAACCGCCTGCCCCTTCACAACCAGCGCCAGCAGTGACTCACCCCACTGACGAACACTATTCTCATTAAGCCCGCGAATACGCGCAAGCCGAGTAAGATCCGCCGGGGCATGGCGCGCCACATCCAGCATCACATCATCCGACAATATCCACTTACGCGGTTTATTTTTCTCGCGGGCAACGTGCTCACGCCAGGCTGCCAGCTCACGCAAAATCGCCAATTGAGGTGGCTTGAGCCGATTCGCACCGCGTATCCGCTGCCAGAGCTGATTATCATCTTTTTGATAGCGCGCCTCATCTGCCAACGCCATAAAATCACGAGCCAACCACTCACTACGACCCCGCTCGGCCAGCTCATCAACCAGACGGTGGTACACCGGCAGTAGATAACGCACATCATCGGCAGCATACTCCAGCTGCGCCTCATCCAGCGGACGCAATAGCCAGTCAGTGCGACTATGGGACTTATCCAAGCTCACATCAAGCACCGCCTGCACCAAGTTGCCATAGCCAATCTGGTTACCGTGCCCCAGCAAAGCTGCGGCAATTTGGGTATCAAAGAGTGGCTTTGGCAGCTTGCCATACGC from Gammaproteobacteria bacterium includes:
- the apaG gene encoding Co2+/Mg2+ efflux protein ApaG, whose product is MPKEPLHKIDVKTKSRYISEHSTPAEGYFAFSYTVCIQNHGNMAAKLITRHWLITDIEGNQQEVFGEGVVGKQPFLRPGEQFEYTSGTVLNTPIGYMTGHYQMMGEDGALFKAEIAPFTLSQPHQLH
- a CDS encoding class I SAM-dependent methyltransferase — its product is MGLQQSYTLLAPLYDFFIARVTKPARQKSLQQLSAKPGEHILISGIGSGLDIPLLPNGPHYHGVDITLAMLERAQHYSRSDLSLYQGDVMRLPFPSQRFDHVIMHLILAVVPDPLQALKEAERILKPGGHIFILDKFIPPERPAPLRRLISPLTGMVATPLDVVFEALLPHCPSLKLVNNKPALFNGWFRMITLEKA
- the rnd gene encoding ribonuclease D, which gives rise to MQAHYIDTPEQLQQLCQQLKGASVVVLDTEFMREKHYYAQFCLLQLATDEVIACVDPLAIEDLTPLMEVLYDEKMIKVFHAAGQDLELFFDAYGKLPKPLFDTQIAAALLGHGNQIGYGNLVQAVLDVSLDKSHSRTDWLLRPLDEAQLEYAADDVRYLLPVYHRLVDELAERGRSEWLARDFMALADEARYQKDDNQLWQRIRGANRLKPPQLAILRELAAWREHVAREKNKPRKWILSDDVMLDVARHAPADLTRLARIRGLNENSVRQWGESLLALVVKGQAVAREACPSFPKKRTPTVHQEAQADLLMSVVRMVAAESRIAMASLSSRKEVEALVMGDQEQALLQGWRGELLGRPLLAVLNGESILKIRDGMVELQATR